The Candidatus Methylomirabilis lanthanidiphila genome includes a window with the following:
- a CDS encoding imidazoleglycerol-phosphate dehydratase, which translates to MSRTARVCRKTSETDVTVELNLDGAGRHTLQTQIPFLDHMLAQLATHGLFDLNIEARGDLQVDLHHTVEDVGIALGDAFAQAMGDKRGIRRFASALVPLDEALARVALDISGRPYMVYEAPQLHGRIESFDVALVKEFMRALAMNMKVNLHVGVLYGENLHHCVEAIFKALAKSLDQATAIDPRVAEVPSTKGSL; encoded by the coding sequence ATGAGCAGGACAGCCAGGGTGTGCAGGAAGACCTCAGAGACCGATGTCACGGTGGAGCTCAACCTGGACGGAGCAGGCCGACACACGCTTCAGACACAGATCCCGTTCCTCGATCATATGCTGGCCCAACTGGCGACACACGGTCTCTTCGACCTTAATATTGAGGCGCGGGGCGACCTTCAGGTCGATCTGCACCACACCGTAGAGGACGTCGGGATCGCGCTCGGCGACGCGTTCGCTCAGGCCATGGGGGACAAGCGGGGTATCCGGCGGTTTGCCTCGGCGCTTGTCCCGCTGGACGAGGCGCTGGCCCGCGTCGCGCTCGACATCAGCGGCCGCCCTTACATGGTCTACGAGGCGCCGCAGCTCCATGGCCGGATCGAGAGTTTCGATGTCGCCCTCGTTAAGGAGTTCATGCGCGCCCTTGCCATGAACATGAAGGTGAACCTCCATGTCGGAGTTTTGTACGGTGAGAACCTGCACCACTGCGTCGAGGCGATCTTTAAGGCATTGGCCAAGAGTCTCGATCAGGCGACGGCGATCGATCCGCGCGTTGCCGAGGTCCCTTCGACGAAGGGAAGC